The following proteins are encoded in a genomic region of Flammeovirga pectinis:
- the purL gene encoding phosphoribosylformylglycinamidine synthase translates to MVLFFRGNTNNVFAVYAEQALPKENLEKLSWLFGNATLCEENSLDGWFTGPRKEMLTPWSTNAVEITQNMGIEGLIRIEEFLHVESEKSADFDPMLQALYEGLDSSIYTIDVEPEPIRHIEDIKSYNKEEGLALSDDEVSYLQEVSGKLKRPLTDSEVYGFAQVNSEHCRHKIFNGIFVIDGEEKPTSLFQLIKKTSKEAPDNIVSAYSDNVAFIKGPVSEQFAPVTQDKPDFFETKDFESVISLKAETHNFPTTVEPFNGAATGSGGEIRDRVAGGKGSMPLAGTAVYMTSYSRLEENKRQWEQGMEERPWLYQTPMEILIKASNGASDFGNKFGMPLITGSVLTFEHEEADKKHGFDKVIMMAGGIGYAKNRDALKDTPEKGDKVVVMGGDNYRIGMGGGAVSSVATGEFSNSIELNAIQRSNPEMQKRVYNAVRAMAEADENPIVLIHDHGAGGHLNCLSELVEETGARIDVDKLPVGDPTLSGKEIVGNESQERMGLVINEKDIETLHRVSDRERAPFYVVGETTGDMQFTFKDSKTGEAPIDMPLEYMFGKAPKTIMKDTSIAPNFSEIEVEATKVHEYLNDVLQLESVASKDWLTNKVDRSVTGRVAKQQTAGSLQLPLNNVSVMACDFRGKSGIATTIGHAPVAAMIDPAAGSKIAIAESLTNLVWAPLAHGLTSISLSANWMWPCKNEGEDARLYKAVEACSEFAIELGVNIPTGKDSLSMTQKYGDEKVYSPGTVIISTVGEVDDLKKVVEPVAKVGKKLIYIDLAQGGYELGGSTLAQVLNKVGTKVSSVQDAKYFSTAFETIQALIKEGQIVSGHDVSAGGLITAILEMTFPEQNIAYNVDLSDLNSDSLTNVLFSETASVIFQVEDEAVATKTLDAANVKYSVIGEAVEGANTTVAFNGTNLSFDVAALRDVWYKTSYLLDRQQSGSDLAKERYDSYKNAPLHYTFPKGFEGKLANYKIDADRKERTGVKAAIIREKGVNGDREMAYSMHLAGFDVKDVHMTDLIAGREDLSDVNLIVFVGGFSNSDVLGSAKGWAGAFLYNEKAKQALDNFYAREDTLSLGVCNGCQLMIELGLVTKGHDQKPKMLHNESHKFESGFVNMEIPQNETVMLSSLSNTRLGVWIAHGEGKFDLPYGEEKYNIVGKYGYESYPANPNGSAYNTSALASDDGRHLVMMPHLERAIFPWNWAHYPEDRKGTDEVSPWIEAFVNAKNWVAKKVSQIEA, encoded by the coding sequence ATGGTACTCTTTTTTCGAGGCAATACAAACAACGTATTCGCAGTATACGCCGAACAGGCGCTTCCAAAAGAAAATTTAGAAAAACTTTCTTGGTTATTCGGCAACGCAACGTTGTGCGAAGAAAATTCTTTAGACGGCTGGTTTACAGGACCCCGTAAAGAAATGTTGACTCCTTGGAGTACAAATGCAGTAGAGATCACACAAAACATGGGAATAGAAGGATTAATCCGCATCGAAGAATTTCTTCATGTGGAATCTGAAAAATCTGCTGATTTTGATCCTATGTTACAAGCATTGTATGAAGGACTAGATAGTTCTATCTACACAATTGATGTTGAACCAGAACCTATCCGACATATTGAAGATATTAAATCTTACAATAAAGAGGAGGGATTAGCACTAAGTGACGACGAAGTAAGCTACTTACAAGAAGTAAGTGGAAAACTTAAGCGTCCTTTAACTGATTCTGAGGTGTATGGGTTTGCTCAAGTAAACTCTGAGCATTGTAGACACAAAATTTTTAATGGAATATTTGTGATTGATGGTGAAGAAAAGCCAACATCACTTTTCCAATTAATTAAAAAGACTTCGAAAGAAGCACCTGATAACATAGTATCAGCGTATTCTGATAACGTAGCCTTTATAAAAGGACCTGTTTCAGAACAATTTGCTCCTGTAACGCAAGATAAACCCGACTTCTTTGAAACAAAGGATTTCGAATCGGTTATCTCTTTAAAAGCAGAAACACATAACTTTCCAACAACTGTAGAGCCATTTAATGGTGCTGCTACTGGATCTGGTGGTGAAATCAGAGATAGAGTTGCAGGTGGTAAGGGTTCTATGCCTTTAGCAGGTACAGCTGTTTACATGACGTCTTACTCTCGTTTAGAAGAGAACAAACGTCAATGGGAACAAGGAATGGAAGAAAGACCATGGTTGTATCAAACACCTATGGAAATTCTTATAAAAGCATCAAACGGAGCATCTGATTTTGGTAACAAATTTGGAATGCCTTTAATTACAGGTTCAGTACTTACTTTTGAACATGAAGAAGCCGACAAAAAGCACGGTTTTGATAAAGTAATTATGATGGCCGGTGGTATTGGGTATGCTAAGAACAGAGATGCCTTAAAAGATACTCCAGAGAAAGGTGATAAAGTTGTTGTAATGGGTGGTGACAACTACCGTATTGGTATGGGCGGTGGCGCCGTATCTTCTGTTGCAACAGGTGAATTCTCTAACTCTATTGAGCTTAATGCAATTCAACGTTCGAATCCGGAAATGCAAAAGCGTGTGTACAATGCAGTACGTGCTATGGCAGAAGCTGATGAAAACCCTATCGTATTAATTCATGATCACGGTGCTGGTGGACATCTAAATTGTTTATCTGAGTTAGTTGAAGAAACAGGTGCTAGAATTGATGTTGATAAATTACCTGTAGGTGATCCGACATTATCTGGAAAAGAAATAGTTGGTAACGAATCTCAAGAAAGAATGGGATTAGTTATTAATGAAAAAGATATTGAAACTTTACATCGTGTATCAGATCGTGAGCGTGCACCATTCTACGTAGTAGGTGAGACAACTGGTGATATGCAATTCACTTTTAAAGATTCTAAAACAGGAGAAGCTCCAATAGATATGCCTTTAGAGTATATGTTTGGTAAAGCTCCTAAAACAATCATGAAAGATACTAGTATTGCACCTAACTTCTCTGAAATAGAAGTAGAGGCTACAAAAGTACATGAGTATCTAAATGATGTTTTACAACTTGAGTCTGTTGCATCAAAAGATTGGTTAACAAATAAAGTAGACCGTTCTGTAACAGGTAGAGTAGCAAAACAACAAACTGCTGGTTCATTACAGTTGCCTTTAAATAATGTGTCTGTTATGGCATGTGATTTTAGAGGAAAATCTGGTATTGCAACTACAATAGGGCATGCTCCTGTAGCAGCAATGATAGACCCTGCAGCGGGTTCTAAAATTGCTATTGCAGAATCTTTAACTAACCTTGTTTGGGCACCGCTTGCTCATGGTTTAACAAGTATATCACTTTCAGCTAACTGGATGTGGCCTTGTAAAAACGAAGGTGAAGATGCTCGTTTATACAAAGCTGTAGAAGCTTGTTCAGAATTTGCGATTGAGTTGGGAGTTAATATTCCTACAGGGAAGGATTCACTTTCTATGACTCAAAAGTATGGTGATGAAAAAGTGTATTCTCCTGGTACAGTAATTATATCTACTGTTGGTGAAGTTGACGATCTTAAGAAAGTAGTTGAACCTGTAGCAAAAGTTGGTAAGAAATTAATCTATATCGATTTAGCTCAAGGTGGTTATGAATTAGGTGGTTCTACACTTGCTCAGGTATTAAATAAAGTAGGTACTAAGGTATCTTCTGTTCAAGATGCAAAATACTTCTCTACTGCTTTCGAAACAATTCAAGCATTAATTAAAGAAGGACAAATTGTATCGGGTCATGATGTTTCTGCTGGTGGTTTAATAACTGCGATCTTAGAAATGACTTTCCCAGAACAAAATATAGCATACAATGTAGATTTATCAGATTTAAATTCTGATAGTCTTACAAATGTATTGTTCTCAGAAACTGCATCAGTAATATTCCAAGTAGAAGACGAAGCTGTAGCAACTAAAACTTTAGATGCTGCTAATGTTAAGTATTCTGTAATTGGTGAAGCAGTAGAAGGTGCAAATACAACAGTTGCATTCAATGGTACTAACTTATCATTTGATGTTGCAGCTTTACGTGATGTATGGTATAAGACTTCTTATTTATTAGATAGACAACAAAGTGGAAGTGATTTAGCTAAGGAACGTTATGATTCTTACAAAAATGCACCGCTTCACTATACATTCCCTAAAGGGTTTGAAGGTAAGTTAGCTAATTATAAGATAGATGCTGATAGAAAAGAACGTACAGGTGTTAAAGCAGCAATTATTCGTGAGAAAGGTGTAAATGGCGATCGTGAGATGGCTTATTCAATGCACTTAGCTGGTTTTGATGTAAAAGATGTTCACATGACAGATTTAATTGCTGGTCGTGAAGATCTTTCAGACGTTAATCTTATTGTTTTTGTTGGTGGTTTCTCAAATTCAGATGTTTTAGGTTCAGCTAAGGGCTGGGCAGGGGCATTCCTTTACAATGAGAAAGCAAAACAAGCTTTAGATAACTTCTATGCTAGAGAAGATACATTGAGTTTAGGTGTATGTAACGGTTGTCAATTAATGATTGAACTAGGTTTAGTGACTAAAGGTCATGATCAAAAACCTAAGATGTTACATAACGAATCTCATAAATTTGAATCTGGTTTCGTGAATATGGAAATTCCACAAAACGAAACAGTGATGTTAAGTTCTTTATCAAATACTCGTTTAGGTGTGTGGATTGCACATGGTGAAGGTAAATTTGATCTTCCTTACGGAGAAGAAAAATATAACATTGTTGGTAAGTATGGATATGAATCTTATCCTGCAAACCCGAACGGTTCAGCTTATAATACTTCAGCTTTAGCTTCTGATGATGGTAGACATTTAGTTATGATGCCTCACTTAGAACGTGCTATTTTCCCTTGGAACTGGGCGCATTACCCAGAAGATAGAAAAGGCACTGATGAAGTATCTCCTTGGATTGAAGCTTTTGTTAATGCTAAAAATTGGGTTGCTAAAAAAGTAAGTCAGATAGAAGCTTAA
- a CDS encoding MORN repeat-containing protein, whose protein sequence is MFKQTYILISLILFSFITTAQTCVEGDCENGKGKMIYKNQDSYKGEWVKGYPNGTGVFSFNGNEYSGEFSNGNFEGEGTLKWADGSVYKGHFKDNKFNGHGIFLWSDGNRYEGNFVDDIIQGKGDFSYKNGDHYIGEFFDSRPHGNGIYTYNDKRQYTGSFKKGKKKGYGVLILANGDVYKGEFRKDLQNGKGVLSTSSGITKGYWVNGKLNKIFNESPPNKEQQKTDEIIMK, encoded by the coding sequence TATTCTTATATCATTAATACTTTTTTCTTTCATAACAACAGCTCAAACTTGTGTTGAAGGTGATTGTGAAAATGGAAAAGGCAAAATGATCTATAAGAACCAAGATTCTTATAAAGGAGAATGGGTCAAAGGCTATCCTAATGGAACAGGTGTATTTTCTTTTAATGGAAATGAATATTCGGGTGAATTTTCAAATGGTAATTTTGAAGGAGAAGGCACTTTAAAATGGGCTGATGGCTCTGTTTATAAAGGACACTTTAAGGATAATAAATTTAATGGCCATGGTATTTTCCTTTGGTCTGATGGCAATAGGTACGAAGGTAATTTTGTTGATGATATAATTCAGGGTAAAGGTGATTTCTCATACAAAAATGGAGATCATTATATTGGAGAATTTTTTGATTCTAGACCTCATGGAAATGGCATCTATACTTATAATGATAAAAGACAGTATACTGGATCTTTTAAGAAAGGAAAGAAGAAAGGTTATGGTGTTTTGATTCTCGCAAATGGTGATGTTTATAAAGGAGAATTCCGAAAAGATTTACAAAATGGCAAAGGTGTATTATCAACAAGTTCTGGTATTACAAAAGGATATTGGGTAAATGGAAAATTGAATAAAATCTTTAATGAGAGCCCTCCTAATAAAGAACAGCAAAAAACTGATGAGATCATCATGAAATAA
- a CDS encoding amidohydrolase family protein encodes MINKRNLHLSIKFLLLSCITTTFAQEKAEKWNVNKPQRETSKINFTTDEGTWLNLDVSPDGKSIVFDLLGDIYVMPITGGKATLLKGGLAWEVQPKYSPNGKYIAFTSDAGGGDNIWFMKTDGSDPKQVTSEKFRLLNNPTWTEDSQYLVARKHYTFTRSLGAGALWMYHISGGDGIELVKRKNEQQDINEPSVSKDGKYIYFSEDVYPGGFFQYNKDPNNQIYVIKSYDRQTGETKTVVSGPGGAIGPKPSNDGKKLSFIRRVRTKSVLYIHDFENNTQTPLFDQLEKDQQEAWAIFGPATKYAWTPDDKHIIIWGKGGKIWKVNSTTGKGEIIPFSVDVDQEVSKSLRFKHEVAPDKFTAKAIRNVVTSKDGKTIYFHAAGYLYSKKLPNGKPKRLTNQNLAFEYEPSISLDGNKLVYTSWSDQEKGKIHVINLKDNSTSTLALPKGIYRRPQFSSDNKTLVFVKETGNNQQGYAFTKNPGIYTVAISDLTTLKRVIESGDFPKFNAKGDRVFYQTGGFFFGSLKKAFKSVNLNGEDVKVHFTTKYTNQFVPSPDNKWIAFTELFKVYIAPMPKTGKPIDLSSSTKAIPVAQVAKDAGYNIHWSNDNTQLHWSLGNEYFSTDLKDVFSFVEGAPKELPEMKSEGVEINLELASAKPTTVYALTNARIITVDNQNKVIENGTIIIKENRIQAIGSDIKIPSNAKVIDCENKTIMPGIVDAHAHLGAFRLGLSAQQNWPYYTNLAYGVTTTHDPSANSEMVFNQSEMVRTGAMVGPRIYSTGVILYGADGDFKANINSLEDARSAIRRTKAWGAISVKSYNQPRREQRQQVIKAAEEEEIMVVPEGGSTFYHNMSMIVDGHTGIEHNIPVTPVFNDVQNLWAKTEVGYTPTLIVNYGGINGEYYWYQHTNVWEKERLLKFTPRAIIDSRSRHRTMVPEKEYEIGHIATSKSAKMLSDKGVKVNLGAHGQIQGIGAHWELWMLAQGGMSPMEAIRSATYNGAHYLGLDDDIGSLEKGKLADLIILEKNPLEDIYNSESIEKVMINGVLYDAENMDQIDGEKRKKFYWEEDGYNESFEWHEQTNGFTIPKCGCSLH; translated from the coding sequence ATGATTAATAAGCGTAACCTACACTTATCAATTAAGTTTTTATTACTCTCTTGTATCACAACAACTTTCGCTCAAGAAAAAGCGGAAAAGTGGAATGTAAATAAGCCACAAAGAGAGACTTCCAAAATTAATTTCACTACAGATGAAGGTACATGGCTAAATTTAGATGTTAGCCCAGACGGTAAATCAATAGTATTTGATTTATTAGGTGACATATATGTTATGCCAATAACTGGTGGAAAAGCAACGCTACTTAAAGGTGGTTTAGCTTGGGAAGTTCAACCAAAATATTCTCCAAACGGAAAATATATAGCCTTTACTTCTGACGCTGGTGGCGGAGATAATATCTGGTTTATGAAAACAGATGGATCTGATCCTAAACAAGTAACAAGTGAGAAATTTAGATTATTAAATAATCCTACTTGGACAGAAGACAGCCAGTATTTAGTTGCAAGAAAGCACTATACTTTTACAAGGTCTTTAGGAGCAGGTGCTTTATGGATGTATCATATTTCTGGAGGTGATGGCATTGAGCTCGTTAAAAGAAAAAATGAGCAACAAGATATTAATGAACCTAGTGTATCAAAAGATGGTAAATATATCTATTTTTCTGAAGATGTATACCCTGGTGGGTTTTTCCAATACAACAAAGATCCTAATAACCAGATTTATGTAATTAAATCTTACGATAGACAAACTGGAGAAACTAAAACTGTTGTTAGTGGTCCTGGAGGAGCAATTGGTCCGAAACCCTCTAATGATGGTAAAAAGCTATCATTTATTAGAAGAGTAAGAACAAAATCTGTTTTGTATATACACGATTTTGAAAATAATACACAAACTCCTCTATTTGATCAACTAGAAAAAGATCAACAAGAAGCTTGGGCTATTTTTGGACCTGCTACAAAATATGCATGGACACCAGATGATAAACATATTATTATTTGGGGTAAAGGTGGTAAAATATGGAAAGTTAACTCAACTACTGGCAAAGGAGAAATTATTCCTTTTTCTGTAGATGTTGATCAAGAAGTCTCTAAATCACTTCGATTTAAACATGAAGTTGCACCAGATAAATTTACAGCAAAGGCAATTAGAAATGTTGTAACCTCTAAAGATGGAAAAACAATTTATTTTCATGCTGCTGGTTATTTGTACAGCAAAAAATTACCTAATGGAAAACCAAAGAGACTAACCAATCAAAATCTTGCTTTTGAATATGAACCTAGTATTTCTTTAGATGGTAATAAATTGGTTTATACGTCATGGTCAGATCAAGAAAAAGGAAAAATTCATGTCATTAATCTAAAAGATAATTCAACTTCTACCCTAGCTCTACCAAAAGGAATATATAGAAGACCACAATTTTCATCAGATAATAAAACTTTAGTTTTTGTAAAAGAAACTGGTAATAATCAACAAGGTTATGCATTTACAAAAAATCCTGGAATTTACACAGTTGCAATTTCAGACTTAACTACATTAAAGAGAGTGATTGAAAGTGGTGATTTCCCTAAATTTAATGCAAAAGGCGATCGTGTTTTTTATCAAACAGGTGGATTCTTCTTCGGGAGTCTTAAAAAAGCATTCAAGAGTGTAAATTTAAATGGAGAAGATGTAAAAGTACATTTCACAACAAAATACACAAACCAATTTGTGCCTTCACCTGATAACAAATGGATTGCATTTACAGAGTTATTTAAAGTTTATATTGCTCCTATGCCAAAGACTGGAAAACCTATTGATCTGTCCTCTTCTACTAAAGCAATACCTGTTGCCCAAGTTGCCAAAGATGCAGGTTATAATATCCATTGGTCTAATGATAATACTCAGTTGCATTGGTCTTTAGGAAATGAATATTTTTCTACTGACTTAAAAGATGTTTTCTCTTTTGTAGAGGGTGCTCCAAAAGAATTACCTGAGATGAAGTCAGAAGGTGTGGAAATTAATTTAGAGCTTGCTTCGGCAAAACCAACTACTGTGTATGCTTTAACAAATGCTAGAATTATTACAGTAGATAATCAAAATAAGGTGATTGAAAATGGTACTATAATTATTAAAGAAAATAGAATTCAAGCTATTGGAAGTGATATCAAAATACCATCTAATGCTAAGGTAATTGATTGTGAAAATAAAACTATTATGCCTGGTATTGTAGATGCACACGCGCATTTGGGTGCATTTAGATTAGGGCTTAGTGCTCAACAAAATTGGCCATATTATACCAATCTTGCGTATGGTGTAACCACTACTCATGATCCTTCTGCTAATTCAGAAATGGTATTTAACCAGTCTGAAATGGTTAGAACTGGAGCAATGGTTGGCCCTCGTATTTATTCTACAGGAGTAATTCTTTATGGTGCTGATGGTGATTTTAAAGCTAATATTAATAGTCTGGAAGACGCAAGATCTGCCATAAGAAGAACAAAAGCTTGGGGAGCTATCTCGGTTAAAAGTTATAATCAACCAAGAAGAGAACAACGTCAGCAAGTTATAAAAGCTGCAGAAGAAGAAGAAATAATGGTTGTTCCTGAGGGTGGTTCAACATTCTACCATAACATGTCTATGATTGTTGATGGACATACAGGTATTGAGCATAACATTCCTGTTACTCCTGTTTTTAATGATGTCCAAAACCTTTGGGCTAAAACAGAAGTTGGCTACACTCCTACATTAATTGTAAACTACGGTGGCATTAATGGGGAATACTATTGGTACCAACATACAAATGTTTGGGAAAAAGAACGTCTTTTAAAGTTTACACCTAGAGCAATTATTGATAGTCGTTCTAGACATAGAACTATGGTTCCTGAAAAGGAATATGAAATTGGACATATTGCCACTTCTAAATCTGCAAAAATGTTGTCTGATAAAGGAGTAAAAGTGAATCTAGGTGCTCATGGTCAGATACAAGGAATTGGAGCACATTGGGAATTATGGATGTTAGCACAAGGCGGAATGTCACCTATGGAGGCCATCCGATCTGCAACTTATAATGGAGCCCATTATCTTGGCTTAGATGATGACATTGGTTCTCTAGAAAAAGGTAAATTAGCCGATCTAATTATTCTTGAGAAAAATCCTTTAGAAGATATTTATAACAGTGAATCAATAGAAAAAGTAATGATTAACGGAGTTCTCTACGATGCTGAAAATATGGATCAGATTGATGGAGAAAAACGCAAAAAATTCTATTGGGAAGAAGATGGTTATAATGAATCATTTGAATGGCATGAACAAACAAATGGTTTTACAATTCCTAAATGTGGATGTAGTCTTCATTAA
- a CDS encoding tetratricopeptide repeat protein, translating to MKNTFSYSDHLTRFIERIYEIKESHNNQISQSELKATALEMGLTDFEWDQMQDLFTSHFTRAMSYHKYKNWEDAISELDQALTINPFDEKTLFLMSSCYANRYYEGEERDDREKSILFANKTLEVNPLDQKALQLLSSLKKEARQRKIIERESIKTLVVACTFGAIIFTALAYLSFSNTVMTSSLPFETASASVDLKTNEFTPDVEYQNASIDHENSYFYLTENVIKVFERKAALVLQGKFSEKNNAGVSVRWKDIEGNIVHSEHFTPQYLNDIKDPINDKFKLIRFLESEKAIAIAKVHIVID from the coding sequence ATGAAAAATACTTTCTCATATTCTGATCACCTAACTCGGTTTATAGAACGCATTTATGAAATAAAGGAGAGTCACAATAACCAGATATCCCAATCTGAATTAAAAGCAACTGCATTAGAGATGGGGTTAACTGATTTTGAGTGGGATCAAATGCAAGACCTATTTACTTCGCACTTTACAAGAGCGATGAGTTATCACAAGTATAAAAATTGGGAAGATGCAATAAGCGAGTTAGATCAAGCTTTAACCATCAACCCATTCGATGAAAAAACATTATTTCTAATGTCTTCTTGCTATGCAAATAGATATTACGAAGGAGAGGAACGAGACGACAGAGAAAAATCGATCTTATTTGCCAACAAAACACTAGAGGTTAATCCGCTTGATCAAAAAGCATTACAGTTATTGAGTTCATTAAAAAAAGAAGCTCGACAAAGAAAGATAATTGAAAGAGAATCTATAAAAACATTAGTAGTAGCTTGCACATTTGGTGCAATTATATTCACAGCCTTAGCCTATTTATCTTTTTCGAATACGGTTATGACAAGTTCTTTGCCTTTTGAAACAGCAAGTGCATCTGTAGATTTAAAAACAAATGAATTTACACCAGATGTAGAGTATCAGAATGCAAGCATAGATCATGAAAATAGTTATTTCTATCTCACTGAAAATGTGATTAAAGTATTTGAAAGAAAAGCAGCATTAGTTCTGCAAGGTAAATTTTCCGAAAAAAACAATGCAGGTGTATCTGTAAGGTGGAAAGATATTGAAGGTAATATTGTTCATTCAGAGCATTTTACTCCACAGTACTTAAATGATATCAAAGACCCTATAAATGATAAGTTTAAATTGATCAGATTTTTAGAGTCTGAAAAAGCAATTGCAATTGCAAAAGTTCATATTGTAATTGATTAG
- a CDS encoding pirin family protein, which translates to MKNDKIYSIQQIGAQWPTLDPFLFTAHHKEVYPKGNEDMTISESLTGRNIGSDFSSKDGWSMYHGRKIPGFPYHPHRGFETVTIVEEGLADHSDSLGSAGRFGEGDVQWMTAGAGVQHSEMFPLLNTKEKNPVELFQIWLNLPKKDKMVEPSYKMLWHEDIPLVNEKDVNGNAIEIKVIAGTYKNTNPLASTPNSWAADKNHNVGIWRVHLDANAEWSLPATAKTSNRAIYFYKGDSISVDSTTIEENVMFHVNPEAELKIKAGDSDTYILVLQGDPIGESVAKHGPFVMNTRAELQQAFNDFQNTQFGGWPWDKQEMVHAKNKGRFALHADGKLEEK; encoded by the coding sequence ATGAAAAACGATAAAATATATTCAATTCAACAAATAGGAGCACAGTGGCCAACTTTAGATCCTTTTTTATTTACTGCACATCATAAAGAAGTTTACCCAAAGGGAAATGAGGATATGACAATCAGTGAATCTTTAACAGGTAGAAATATTGGTTCAGATTTTTCATCAAAAGACGGATGGAGCATGTATCATGGCCGAAAAATACCAGGTTTTCCGTACCACCCTCATAGAGGTTTTGAAACTGTAACCATTGTTGAAGAAGGGTTAGCAGACCATTCTGATTCTTTAGGATCTGCAGGTAGATTTGGGGAAGGAGATGTGCAATGGATGACAGCAGGTGCCGGAGTTCAACATTCAGAAATGTTCCCATTATTAAATACAAAAGAAAAAAACCCAGTCGAATTATTTCAAATTTGGTTAAACCTTCCTAAAAAGGATAAAATGGTAGAACCAAGTTATAAGATGTTATGGCATGAAGATATACCTCTTGTAAACGAGAAAGATGTTAACGGTAACGCTATAGAAATTAAAGTAATTGCAGGGACATATAAAAATACAAATCCATTAGCATCTACACCAAACTCTTGGGCTGCAGATAAAAATCATAATGTAGGAATATGGAGAGTTCATTTAGACGCAAATGCAGAATGGTCGCTTCCTGCAACTGCTAAAACATCTAATAGAGCAATATATTTTTATAAAGGTGATAGCATTTCTGTAGATTCAACAACTATAGAAGAAAATGTCATGTTTCATGTTAATCCAGAGGCTGAATTAAAAATAAAGGCAGGGGACTCAGATACTTATATTTTGGTACTACAAGGAGACCCAATTGGTGAATCTGTTGCTAAACACGGACCTTTTGTTATGAATACAAGAGCAGAATTACAACAGGCATTTAATGATTTTCAAAATACTCAATTTGGTGGTTGGCCATGGGATAAACAAGAAATGGTACATGCTAAGAATAAAGGAAGGTTTGCATTACATGCAGATGGTAAATTAGAAGAAAAGTAA
- a CDS encoding putative zinc-binding metallopeptidase: MIRIYSLLYFITFSFTVVGQEKVGTEIGLWAIKNGEIILNNNESDVIGIEYWSFITNTLPHEPIKQYITSFRLYTDGIQEDLGGMNSLNENNSEWQIELDVKDTDLSSHDEKVIIDYQHTLIHEFGHVLTLNASQIEPTDDQYQDNEKGYLTSEGYAKKGSYLDQYIKNFWKDDLLFRWDEIDKIRNERRKLKKLYDFYLLNIDQFVTDYAAETPEEDIAEAWTFFVLDTINKSNSIKEDKIMFFSKFPDLVSYREYIRKNLKIIPSDYLNNFDTE; the protein is encoded by the coding sequence ATGATAAGAATCTACTCATTACTCTACTTTATTACTTTCTCTTTCACAGTAGTAGGTCAAGAAAAAGTTGGAACAGAAATCGGGTTATGGGCCATCAAAAATGGAGAAATAATTCTAAATAATAATGAATCTGATGTTATTGGTATAGAGTATTGGTCTTTTATTACAAATACTCTACCCCATGAGCCAATAAAACAATATATCACATCATTTAGACTTTATACAGATGGAATTCAAGAAGATCTTGGCGGAATGAATAGTTTAAATGAGAATAACTCAGAATGGCAAATTGAGTTAGATGTGAAAGATACCGATCTTTCATCACATGATGAAAAAGTTATTATTGATTATCAGCATACTTTAATCCATGAATTTGGGCATGTGCTAACACTAAATGCAAGTCAAATTGAGCCAACAGATGATCAATACCAAGATAATGAGAAAGGTTATTTAACATCTGAAGGGTATGCTAAAAAAGGTAGTTACCTAGATCAATATATTAAAAATTTCTGGAAAGATGACCTTCTATTCCGTTGGGATGAAATTGATAAAATAAGAAATGAGAGAAGGAAATTAAAGAAACTATATGATTTCTATTTGTTAAATATTGATCAATTTGTAACTGATTATGCTGCTGAAACACCTGAAGAAGACATTGCTGAAGCTTGGACATTTTTTGTACTTGATACGATCAATAAATCAAATTCTATTAAAGAAGATAAAATAATGTTCTTCTCAAAATTTCCTGATTTGGTAAGTTATAGAGAGTATATCAGAAAGAACTTAAAAATTATTCCTTCTGATTATTTAAATAATTTTGATACAGAATAA